In one window of Chitinophagales bacterium DNA:
- a CDS encoding energy transducer TonB yields MQAIAYYLLQVMICSVLLMGYYWLFLRNERFHRYNRFYLLSIAVLCWVIPLVRIQLQVPDEDTGDVYRLMTVVADQQTYWETTVQSASFHLGWEEIVWIVYTVVTSLLMLGLFRAILKIRLLLNKHACRKIQDVYIIMTQVQGTPFSFFKYIFWHTDIDLRSEDGQRMLEHELTHVREWHSVDKLLIQLLLVFGWINPILWLIKKELEMIHEFIADQKAVRDGDTAALASMLLTAIYPQQRTLLTHSFFFSPIKRRILMLTKNNHPRFSYFRRVVVLPISICIVLFFSFRISTRAQESDIARQQAAYIINDAALSDSLGDLKKPKVVSIYGSFNTFFLSADKKSLYETFKDSLGFGKNIIYQVNGKEVSEQQALSMNPAAVKCVNIYGGEIAIEKFGQQACDGVVDIILNDSEAKKVDTSRPVRLNEIIVPSSPDVQPLYYLNGIRLKHIAALNKIEPNNIATVNVLKNEKAVEKYGKEGIRGVVEIFTKDKKTIEVVASDPAGVKDFQKRNPQIKQVYWKHSPLRMIVALKDGTEESYDLTSEASKNRAVKKYGKLPMPAPPPPPLPAPIVAKEQDKPIEVYDRIFTKVQEPASFPGGKEAWQKYLERNLGFDVPVKNGAPPGQYGVTVRFIVDEQGGISNVEAENDPGYGTAAEAVNLIKKGPGWMPAKQNGKNVKYWMKQNITFVVSED; encoded by the coding sequence ATGCAAGCCATTGCCTACTACCTGCTGCAGGTGATGATCTGCAGCGTATTGCTGATGGGCTATTACTGGTTATTCCTGCGCAATGAAAGGTTTCACCGGTATAACCGCTTTTACCTGCTCTCCATAGCTGTATTATGTTGGGTAATACCCCTGGTGCGAATCCAGTTGCAGGTTCCTGATGAAGATACAGGTGATGTGTACCGATTGATGACGGTAGTGGCAGACCAGCAAACTTATTGGGAGACCACTGTTCAGTCGGCTAGCTTTCATTTAGGTTGGGAGGAAATTGTTTGGATAGTTTATACTGTTGTCACAAGCTTATTAATGCTTGGCTTGTTTCGTGCTATCTTGAAAATAAGGTTACTGCTCAACAAACATGCTTGCAGAAAGATACAGGATGTGTATATCATCATGACCCAAGTGCAGGGTACACCATTTTCCTTTTTCAAATACATTTTCTGGCACACGGATATAGATCTGCGTAGTGAAGATGGTCAACGCATGCTGGAACATGAATTAACGCATGTGCGTGAATGGCATAGTGTAGATAAATTATTGATTCAGTTATTGTTGGTGTTTGGATGGATCAACCCTATACTCTGGTTGATCAAAAAAGAGCTGGAAATGATTCATGAGTTTATTGCTGATCAAAAAGCTGTGCGCGATGGAGATACAGCTGCATTGGCCAGTATGCTCTTAACGGCTATTTATCCTCAGCAAAGAACATTGTTAACTCATTCATTCTTTTTTTCACCCATAAAACGAAGAATACTAATGCTGACAAAAAATAATCATCCGCGGTTCTCTTATTTCAGAAGAGTGGTTGTATTGCCGATTTCCATCTGCATTGTTTTGTTTTTTTCTTTCAGAATCAGTACCAGAGCGCAGGAGAGTGATATTGCAAGACAACAAGCTGCTTACATTATTAACGACGCAGCTTTATCTGATAGTCTTGGAGATTTGAAGAAACCTAAAGTGGTGAGTATTTATGGCTCATTTAATACCTTTTTCTTAAGTGCGGATAAGAAATCACTTTACGAAACATTCAAAGACTCACTGGGGTTTGGTAAGAACATTATTTATCAGGTTAATGGTAAGGAAGTAAGTGAGCAGCAAGCATTATCAATGAATCCGGCAGCGGTGAAGTGTGTGAATATATATGGGGGTGAAATTGCTATTGAAAAATTTGGTCAGCAGGCTTGCGATGGGGTAGTGGATATTATTTTGAATGACTCAGAGGCTAAGAAAGTTGATACATCTAGACCTGTTAGGTTGAATGAAATTATTGTCCCTAGCTCTCCTGATGTACAACCTCTTTATTATCTTAATGGAATTAGGTTAAAGCATATAGCAGCATTAAATAAAATTGAGCCAAATAATATTGCTACAGTGAATGTGCTTAAAAATGAAAAAGCAGTTGAAAAGTATGGTAAAGAAGGCATAAGAGGTGTTGTTGAAATTTTTACAAAGGATAAGAAAACAATTGAAGTGGTAGCCAGCGATCCCGCGGGTGTGAAAGATTTTCAGAAAAGAAACCCTCAGATAAAGCAGGTATACTGGAAACATAGCCCTTTGCGCATGATTGTAGCATTAAAAGATGGTACTGAAGAAAGTTATGATTTAACCAGTGAAGCCAGTAAGAACAGGGCAGTAAAGAAATATGGAAAACTACCCATGCCTGCTCCGCCGCCACCTCCACTACCGGCTCCCATTGTAGCAAAGGAGCAGGATAAACCTATTGAGGTTTACGACAGAATATTCACTAAAGTGCAAGAGCCAGCTTCATTCCCAGGCGGTAAGGAAGCTTGGCAGAAATACCTTGAGCGTAATTTAGGTTTCGATGTCCCAGTCAAAAATGGAGCACCTCCAGGTCAATATGGTGTTACAGTAAGATTCATAGTAGATGAACAGGGTGGTATAAGTAATGTAGAGGCAGAGAACGATCCCGGCTATGGCACAGCAGCAGAAGCTGTTAACTTGATTAAAAAGGGCCCTGGTTGGATGCCGGCCAAACAAAATGGAAAAAATGTCAAATACTGGATGAAGCAAAATATCACTTTCGTTGTATCAGAAGATTGA
- the surE gene encoding 5'/3'-nucleotidase SurE has translation MAKKQVPVILITNDDSIHAPGLHNLVAAVKDLGKVVVVAPEKPQSGMGHAITIGQPLRLQAVSLMDGVEAYSCSGTPVDCVKLAVDKVLHKKPDICLSGINHGANHSINVIYSGTMSAALEASIENIPSIGFSLLDFSMEADFSGAQHYARLLVQQILGKKIDKHLCLNVNIPAIPKELIKGFKVCKQAYAKYDEDFVARKDPHGRKYYWLTGEFVNFDKAKDTDVWALKNNYVSVVPVQFDLTNYVLKSKLAKIIR, from the coding sequence ATGGCAAAAAAGCAAGTTCCAGTTATCCTGATCACAAATGATGACAGCATTCACGCCCCCGGATTACACAACCTCGTTGCAGCAGTTAAAGACCTTGGCAAAGTAGTAGTAGTGGCCCCTGAAAAACCACAAAGCGGCATGGGCCATGCAATTACTATAGGACAGCCACTGCGCTTACAAGCTGTTAGTTTAATGGATGGTGTAGAAGCCTACAGTTGTAGTGGTACTCCGGTTGACTGTGTGAAATTGGCCGTAGACAAAGTATTGCATAAAAAACCGGATATCTGCCTGAGCGGTATCAACCATGGCGCCAACCACTCTATCAATGTTATTTACAGTGGTACGATGAGCGCAGCGCTGGAAGCTTCTATTGAAAACATTCCAAGCATAGGATTTAGTCTACTTGATTTCAGTATGGAAGCAGATTTTTCAGGCGCACAACACTATGCTCGCTTACTCGTACAACAAATTCTCGGTAAGAAGATAGATAAGCATCTCTGCTTAAATGTGAATATTCCGGCGATACCAAAAGAACTGATCAAGGGTTTTAAAGTCTGCAAGCAGGCTTATGCCAAATATGACGAAGACTTTGTTGCGCGTAAAGATCCACATGGTCGTAAGTACTATTGGCTTACCGGCGAGTTTGTAAATTTCGACAAGGCCAAAGACACAGATGTATGGGCACTTAAAAACAATTACGTAAGTGTAGTACCTGTGCAGTTTGACCTAACCAACTATGTACTCAAATCCAAACTAGCAAAAATCATCCGCTAA
- a CDS encoding LexA family transcriptional regulator codes for MSYAGKNLRYLRKLRGWTQEEFANKLKVKRSLIGAYEEERAEPKLEVLEAVSAIFKYTLDDLLLKDLSEAKGGSYLEQRRKLKMAADSVSIQFVPVKAAAGYLAGYADPDFLDELNTFTLPMLAPGSYRAFEIIGDSMLPTPSGSVIVGEKVEDLEEVKNSNTYVVLTKNEGVVYKRILRNNRQKNKITLVSDNPIYEPYQVGTDEVLEAWKAVYIMQKANMANRWDVNSLAGMVNNLQEQVSSLKKKLN; via the coding sequence ATGAGTTACGCAGGAAAAAATCTTCGCTATCTCCGTAAGCTGAGAGGCTGGACGCAGGAAGAGTTTGCCAACAAACTCAAAGTAAAGCGTTCACTTATCGGCGCCTATGAAGAAGAGAGGGCAGAACCCAAGCTGGAAGTGCTGGAAGCTGTCTCTGCTATCTTTAAGTACACACTGGATGATTTATTACTGAAAGACCTGTCCGAAGCCAAGGGCGGTAGTTACTTAGAGCAGCGTCGCAAACTGAAGATGGCTGCAGATAGTGTCAGTATTCAGTTTGTACCTGTAAAAGCTGCTGCCGGTTATCTGGCTGGCTACGCCGATCCTGATTTTCTGGATGAGCTCAATACCTTCACCTTGCCTATGTTGGCTCCTGGCAGTTATCGTGCTTTCGAGATTATTGGCGATAGTATGTTGCCTACACCTAGCGGTTCTGTAATTGTTGGTGAGAAAGTGGAAGACCTTGAAGAAGTCAAGAATAGCAATACTTACGTGGTGCTGACTAAGAATGAAGGGGTAGTATATAAGCGTATTCTGCGCAATAATCGACAAAAGAATAAGATTACGCTGGTAAGTGATAACCCAATATACGAGCCATATCAGGTAGGTACAGATGAAGTGCTCGAAGCATGGAAGGCTGTTTACATCATGCAGAAAGCCAATATGGCCAACCGCTGGGATGTGAACTCCTTGGCTGGTATGGTAAACAACCTGCAGGAGCAAGTGAGTTCGCTCAAGAAAAAGCTCAATTAA
- a CDS encoding carbohydrate binding family 9 domain-containing protein, whose protein sequence is MRTVQAPKIDGLLNDTVWAKATPAKDFIINSPDYGNPAQLKTEVWVLYDDAAMYIAAKLYDDPKMVRKQLTARDGEQRQDVDYFSVFLDTYNDDQNGFQFVVTSRNVQSDGRVSPAVQSRFGPPSDYSWDAVWESNVHFTEDGWTVELRIPYISLRFAKTPQQKWGVNFQRFSRRLNESSYWNAVNPNEAGFVNQFGDLDGISNVVPPLRLSFLPYVTAGYRSTPTTKGTVNEFLRNGGMDVKWGVNESFTFDATLVPDFGQVISDNVILNLSPFEVRFQENRPFFTEGTELFNKAGLFYSRRIGLTPAGYSSVKSMVANDPSLRIVKNPGVTQLINASKFSGRNKKNLGIGVFNAVGAPMHAIVENTVTGKSEKIETEPLTNYSVVVLDQALKGRSSITFTNTNVMRSGTARDANVSALDFALFDKRNTYGLVGTARYSKIMGLNPYDGFNTTLSARKVSGKVQFNVTQNVESDRYDPNDLGFLQAPNEFTTSAQVSYNQFTPTKRFLSYSYSLRYTNRQLYKPFVWQEINIGASIFHFFKNFWDLSINYEAKPLWQHDYFELRTPGRMVRMMPWHYFGFNGSTDSRKRLFVSMNLGYANTPAFDDAEFFRYQMGVRYRFSDRLSLELNGDGSSDLGNVGYAFRREANGDPIIGWRKIYQFTTLLSGLYNFTPRMFLTLRARHYWSSVRYEKFYNVDAQGYWIDRPFIAGNDNNYNAYNLDMFYTWDFMYGSRLIVGWKNWMPLDMAVDGTRFSKYGQNLRQVFSMPQGKEITARLIYFLDYQKLRRKKV, encoded by the coding sequence GTGCGTACAGTACAAGCGCCTAAAATTGATGGCTTGCTTAACGATACTGTTTGGGCCAAAGCAACCCCCGCAAAGGATTTTATCATCAACTCACCGGATTACGGTAACCCGGCACAGCTGAAGACAGAAGTATGGGTTTTGTATGATGATGCTGCCATGTATATCGCTGCCAAGCTCTATGACGATCCGAAAATGGTGCGTAAGCAGCTGACTGCAAGAGATGGTGAGCAAAGACAGGATGTGGATTATTTCTCAGTGTTTCTAGATACCTACAATGACGATCAGAATGGTTTCCAGTTTGTGGTAACCAGCAGAAACGTACAATCGGACGGGCGTGTTTCACCTGCCGTACAAAGTAGGTTTGGCCCACCAAGCGATTATAGTTGGGATGCTGTTTGGGAAAGTAATGTGCATTTTACAGAAGATGGCTGGACGGTGGAGCTGCGCATTCCTTACATCTCTTTGCGATTTGCCAAAACTCCGCAGCAAAAATGGGGTGTAAACTTTCAACGCTTCAGCAGAAGATTGAATGAAAGTAGTTACTGGAATGCAGTGAATCCAAACGAAGCAGGATTTGTAAACCAGTTTGGTGATCTGGACGGTATTAGTAATGTAGTGCCGCCCTTGCGTTTATCTTTTCTGCCTTACGTAACAGCAGGATATAGAAGTACACCAACCACCAAAGGAACGGTGAATGAATTTCTCCGCAATGGTGGTATGGATGTGAAATGGGGTGTGAATGAAAGTTTCACTTTTGATGCGACGCTGGTACCTGATTTTGGTCAGGTGATTTCAGATAATGTTATCCTTAATCTATCGCCATTTGAAGTGCGTTTTCAGGAGAACCGCCCATTTTTCACCGAGGGTACTGAGCTCTTTAATAAAGCTGGCTTGTTTTACAGCAGAAGAATTGGACTAACACCTGCCGGCTACAGCAGCGTAAAAAGCATGGTGGCCAATGATCCAAGTTTGCGTATTGTGAAAAATCCAGGTGTAACACAATTAATCAATGCTTCTAAATTTTCCGGTAGAAACAAAAAGAACCTAGGTATTGGTGTTTTTAATGCAGTAGGCGCACCAATGCACGCGATTGTTGAGAATACCGTAACAGGAAAATCGGAGAAGATAGAAACAGAACCACTCACCAATTACAGTGTAGTGGTGTTGGATCAGGCTTTGAAAGGACGATCCTCCATCACTTTTACCAATACCAATGTAATGCGCAGTGGTACAGCAAGAGATGCGAATGTGTCTGCGTTAGATTTTGCATTGTTCGATAAGCGAAATACTTACGGACTTGTTGGCACAGCGCGTTATAGTAAGATAATGGGTTTGAATCCTTACGATGGTTTCAATACCACACTGAGTGCCAGAAAAGTGAGTGGTAAAGTACAGTTTAATGTTACGCAGAATGTCGAGTCTGATAGATATGATCCAAATGATCTCGGTTTTTTACAAGCGCCCAATGAGTTTACAACTTCTGCTCAAGTGAGCTACAACCAGTTTACACCAACCAAACGCTTTCTCAGTTACAGTTATTCATTACGCTATACCAATAGACAATTATATAAGCCTTTTGTGTGGCAAGAAATAAATATTGGAGCAAGCATCTTTCATTTCTTTAAGAATTTCTGGGATCTGAGTATCAACTATGAGGCAAAGCCGCTTTGGCAACATGATTATTTTGAACTGCGTACGCCAGGAAGAATGGTGCGCATGATGCCTTGGCATTACTTTGGTTTTAATGGAAGTACAGATAGCCGCAAGCGTTTGTTTGTAAGTATGAACCTTGGCTATGCGAATACGCCTGCTTTTGATGATGCTGAGTTTTTTCGTTATCAAATGGGGGTGCGCTATCGCTTTAGTGATCGCTTGAGTTTGGAGCTGAATGGTGATGGTAGCTCAGATTTGGGTAATGTAGGTTATGCATTCAGAAGAGAAGCAAATGGGGATCCAATAATCGGTTGGAGAAAAATTTATCAGTTCACAACACTATTATCAGGGTTGTACAATTTTACACCTCGTATGTTCTTAACACTTCGTGCGAGACATTACTGGAGCAGCGTGCGTTACGAGAAATTCTATAATGTGGATGCGCAGGGCTATTGGATTGATAGACCTTTTATTGCCGGTAATGATAACAATTACAATGCCTATAATCTGGACATGTTCTATACCTGGGACTTTATGTATGGTAGTCGATTAATTGTAGGCTGGAAAAACTGGATGCCATTAGATATGGCAGTAGATGGAACCAGATTTAGTAAGTATGGACAAAACTTGCGTCAGGTATTTTCTATGCCACAAGGAAAAGAGATAACAGCACGCCTGATTTATTTTCTGGATTATCAAAAACTAAGGCGTAAAAAAGTCTAA
- a CDS encoding DUF1648 domain-containing protein, with translation MKRPILSIKLDKWDIWMETTAWTFLILLWIYPLQLYASLPEQIPTHFGLNGAADAYGHKQSILLLPIIATIMNIGMSVLSHYPHVFNYPTQITPENAAYQYRFATRIIRFTRIITSSVFFLLVYRIIAGVQSGEHHLGTSFTPWLIGLGLIPALLTLVMWWKSKNVAARAT, from the coding sequence ATGAAGAGACCCATACTATCCATAAAGCTTGATAAATGGGATATCTGGATGGAAACAACCGCCTGGACTTTTCTCATTTTATTGTGGATTTACCCCTTACAGTTGTATGCAAGTTTACCAGAGCAGATACCCACACATTTTGGCTTGAATGGAGCTGCTGACGCTTATGGTCACAAGCAATCCATTTTGCTATTGCCTATTATTGCTACTATAATGAACATTGGCATGAGTGTATTAAGTCATTATCCTCATGTGTTCAATTATCCTACCCAAATCACCCCAGAGAATGCGGCTTACCAATACCGCTTCGCAACAAGAATCATCCGATTCACCAGAATCATTACATCCAGCGTATTTTTTCTATTAGTCTACAGAATTATTGCAGGTGTACAATCAGGCGAACACCATTTAGGCACATCCTTCACACCATGGCTAATTGGATTAGGATTGATACCTGCGCTACTCACATTGGTGATGTGGTGGAAAAGCAAAAATGTAGCAGCAAGAGCTACTTAG
- a CDS encoding histone deacetylase — MLKYELIPEQLLHEGTITAENIFSPAPCALEIVLWTHDAEYVDKLLQQILSASEQRKIGFSQSPALTQRELIITQGTIDCCHYALQFGAALNVAGGTHHAFADRGEGFCLLNDFGVAANYLLKKQLAQQILIIDLDVHQGNGTASLFAQEPRVFTFSMHGAHNYPFHKEQSDLDIPLPDGIDDAAYLNLLEQNLKQLFTQVKPDFVFYLSGVDILVTDKFGKLKISMEGCKQRDAMVFEYCKKQKTPVVVAMGGGYSPDVRDIVEAHCNTFRLANAIFGV, encoded by the coding sequence ATGCTGAAATATGAACTGATTCCGGAGCAATTATTACATGAGGGCACCATCACTGCAGAAAATATTTTCTCGCCAGCGCCTTGTGCATTGGAAATAGTTTTGTGGACCCATGATGCAGAATATGTAGATAAACTCTTGCAGCAAATACTCAGTGCATCAGAACAAAGAAAGATTGGATTTTCACAATCGCCTGCGCTTACACAAAGAGAGCTTATCATTACGCAAGGCACAATAGATTGCTGTCATTATGCGCTGCAATTTGGTGCAGCTTTAAATGTAGCCGGGGGCACGCATCATGCTTTTGCCGACAGAGGCGAAGGTTTCTGTCTCTTAAATGATTTTGGTGTTGCAGCAAACTATTTATTGAAAAAGCAACTCGCCCAACAAATCCTCATTATTGATTTGGATGTACATCAGGGCAATGGAACTGCCAGTTTATTTGCACAAGAGCCGCGCGTGTTTACGTTCAGCATGCATGGTGCACACAACTATCCATTCCACAAAGAACAATCTGATCTAGACATTCCATTGCCAGATGGCATTGATGATGCTGCATACCTAAATCTGCTTGAACAAAATCTGAAACAGTTATTTACACAGGTTAAACCAGACTTTGTTTTTTATCTCTCTGGTGTTGACATACTTGTAACAGATAAGTTTGGCAAGCTGAAGATTAGTATGGAAGGCTGCAAGCAGCGGGATGCCATGGTGTTTGAATATTGCAAAAAGCAAAAAACACCCGTTGTTGTAGCCATGGGCGGGGGCTATTCTCCTGATGTAAGGGATATTGTAGAAGCACACTGTAATACTTTCCGTTTAGCCAATGCCATTTTTGGCGTATAA
- the pdeM gene encoding ligase-associated DNA damage response endonuclease PdeM yields the protein MTKPVLHIVRDQHCWLHAEKIIWWEEARSIIVSDLHFGKTGHFRKSGIAVPQSVYKEDMQQLAAMIAYYQPIKIIAVGDLFHSNANKELDWFLRWRQDFAHVAFCLVKGNHDILSPDWYAKAAIGVISNYYTEGPFGFIHDTAEIPEEQGSKFYWFSGHIHPGVRMEGSAKQSLRLACFYFQQQYAILPAFSRFTGLQLIRPKKADTIYGIIPADQRFQSPASILRLQ from the coding sequence TTGACAAAACCAGTACTCCATATCGTTCGGGACCAACATTGCTGGCTGCACGCAGAGAAAATTATCTGGTGGGAGGAAGCACGCAGCATCATTGTAAGTGATTTACACTTTGGCAAGACAGGTCATTTTCGCAAGAGCGGTATCGCTGTTCCTCAATCAGTCTACAAAGAAGATATGCAGCAGTTGGCAGCAATGATCGCCTATTATCAACCAATCAAGATAATTGCTGTGGGTGATTTATTTCATAGCAATGCCAATAAAGAACTGGACTGGTTTTTACGCTGGCGTCAGGATTTTGCACATGTCGCATTTTGTTTGGTAAAAGGAAATCATGATATCCTATCCCCAGATTGGTATGCAAAAGCTGCAATTGGTGTAATCAGTAATTACTACACCGAAGGGCCTTTTGGTTTTATACATGATACTGCGGAGATACCTGAGGAACAAGGCAGCAAGTTTTATTGGTTCAGCGGACATATACACCCAGGCGTGCGCATGGAAGGATCTGCCAAACAAAGTCTGCGCTTGGCTTGTTTCTATTTTCAACAGCAATATGCCATACTTCCTGCATTCAGTAGGTTTACCGGCTTGCAATTGATCAGACCCAAGAAAGCAGATACTATTTATGGCATCATTCCGGCAGACCAACGTTTTCAATCACCCGCTTCCATTCTGCGTTTACAGTAA
- a CDS encoding ligase-associated DNA damage response DEXH box helicase yields the protein MTQPGFTIINQWLAGKGFQAFPFQEAAWRSIVDGNSGLVNAPTGCGKTYSVFLGALIQFINEHPSDYAKRKNNGLQLLWVTPLRALAKDIGRAMEEVITELGMQWRVGIRNGDTDTSERAKQKRNMPEVLIITPESLHLLLAQKGHPAQLETLRIIAVDEWHELIGSKRGVQVELAISRIVHLTKQPVSLWGISATIGNLDEAAACLLAPIEKAPVIIRAQMDKQIAVESIIPEAIEKYPWAGHLGIKLAERIIPIIEQSNTTLIFINTRGMSETWYQTILTVAPHLAGAIALHHGSIERELREWIEESLHTQKLKAVVCTASLDLGVDFRPVDTVIQVGSPKGVARFLQRAGRSGHRPGDISKIYFLPTHSLELVEAAALKNAINAGTIESKTPLLLCFDVLIQYLCTLATGEGFKPDEIFTEVKKTYCFSEMREDEFRETLLHITQGGNALQQYDEYRKVEVDEGLYQIKSRRIAMRHRMHIGTIVSDAMLKVKLLNGKYLGVIEEYFISRLEPGEVFTLAGRNLELIGIKDMTAIVKPSKSKKSIVPSWMGGRMSLTANLGEKLRETLNEVIQSDSPQIELAALTPLFDLQKELSHIPQSNELLIEQISLKDEHHLFVYPFEGRLVHEAMAAILAYRIGKIMPITFSIAMNDYGFELLSDQQIPVDDSNVQELFSTENLTADIQRSVNASEMAKRKFRDIAVIGGLIFQGFPGEQKKARHLQSSASLLFKVFSEYEPNNLLLKQAYQEVFDQQMEEVRLREAMMRIQNSKIVLQYPTQLTPFCFPIKVDDLNRNHHSSEKLEDRVKRMQQQLESNTR from the coding sequence ATGACACAACCAGGCTTTACCATCATTAACCAATGGCTTGCCGGCAAAGGCTTTCAGGCTTTTCCTTTTCAGGAAGCAGCTTGGAGAAGTATTGTTGATGGTAATAGTGGTTTGGTAAATGCGCCTACCGGCTGTGGCAAAACCTATTCCGTTTTCCTCGGTGCTTTGATTCAATTCATTAACGAACATCCCTCTGACTACGCAAAACGTAAAAACAACGGTCTGCAATTACTCTGGGTAACACCATTACGTGCTTTAGCCAAGGATATTGGCAGGGCCATGGAAGAAGTGATTACCGAACTGGGCATGCAATGGCGTGTAGGCATCCGCAATGGTGATACTGATACCAGTGAAAGAGCTAAGCAGAAACGCAATATGCCCGAAGTGCTGATCATTACGCCGGAGAGTTTGCATTTGCTATTAGCACAAAAAGGGCATCCCGCACAATTAGAGACATTACGCATCATTGCTGTGGATGAATGGCATGAGCTGATTGGCAGCAAAAGAGGTGTGCAGGTTGAATTAGCCATCAGCAGAATTGTACATCTTACAAAACAACCCGTATCTCTCTGGGGAATATCTGCCACTATCGGCAATCTAGATGAAGCAGCAGCATGTTTGCTTGCCCCTATCGAAAAAGCACCTGTGATCATTCGCGCGCAGATGGACAAGCAGATAGCAGTAGAATCCATCATACCGGAAGCGATTGAAAAATATCCATGGGCCGGTCATCTGGGCATTAAACTGGCTGAACGTATCATTCCTATAATCGAACAAAGCAATACTACGCTCATCTTCATCAATACAAGAGGGATGAGTGAAACCTGGTATCAAACCATCCTCACCGTTGCACCACATTTAGCTGGAGCTATCGCCTTGCACCATGGCAGTATTGAGCGAGAACTTCGAGAATGGATTGAAGAATCCTTGCATACACAGAAACTTAAAGCTGTTGTCTGTACGGCTAGCTTGGATTTGGGTGTCGACTTTAGACCTGTAGATACAGTGATACAAGTTGGTTCACCAAAAGGTGTGGCCAGGTTTCTACAAAGAGCTGGCAGAAGCGGACACAGACCAGGCGATATTAGTAAAATCTATTTTCTACCTACGCATTCTTTAGAACTGGTAGAAGCTGCTGCACTAAAGAATGCCATCAATGCGGGCACTATTGAAAGCAAAACTCCACTCCTCCTCTGCTTTGATGTATTGATTCAATATCTCTGCACTTTGGCCACAGGCGAAGGCTTCAAGCCGGATGAGATTTTTACAGAAGTGAAAAAGACCTATTGCTTTAGCGAGATGCGTGAAGATGAGTTTCGTGAGACCTTACTACATATCACCCAAGGCGGCAATGCACTGCAGCAATACGATGAATACAGAAAAGTAGAAGTTGATGAAGGGCTATATCAAATCAAGAGCAGACGTATTGCTATGCGGCACAGAATGCATATTGGCACCATTGTGAGTGATGCCATGCTGAAAGTAAAACTGCTCAATGGGAAATATCTTGGTGTAATTGAGGAGTATTTTATCAGCAGGCTTGAACCCGGCGAAGTATTTACACTTGCCGGAAGAAACTTGGAACTGATCGGCATCAAGGATATGACTGCGATTGTTAAGCCATCAAAGTCGAAAAAAAGTATTGTACCCAGTTGGATGGGCGGCCGCATGTCACTTACAGCCAATCTAGGCGAGAAATTGAGGGAAACCTTGAATGAAGTTATCCAAAGCGATTCACCACAAATAGAGTTAGCGGCGCTGACGCCTTTGTTTGACTTACAAAAAGAACTCTCGCATATACCGCAATCAAATGAATTGCTGATTGAACAAATCAGTCTGAAGGACGAACACCACTTATTTGTCTATCCATTTGAAGGACGCTTGGTACATGAAGCTATGGCTGCCATCCTCGCATATCGCATTGGCAAGATTATGCCAATCACTTTTTCTATCGCCATGAATGATTATGGCTTTGAGCTGTTGAGTGATCAGCAAATTCCTGTGGACGATAGTAATGTTCAAGAACTCTTCAGTACAGAAAACCTTACAGCAGATATTCAGCGCAGTGTGAATGCCAGTGAGATGGCCAAAAGAAAATTCAGAGATATTGCCGTGATTGGTGGCTTGATTTTCCAAGGCTTCCCCGGAGAACAGAAAAAAGCAAGACATCTCCAATCTTCTGCGTCTTTGTTGTTCAAAGTATTTAGCGAATATGAACCCAACAATCTGCTATTGAAGCAAGCCTATCAAGAAGTTTTTGATCAGCAAATGGAAGAAGTACGCTTGCGCGAAGCCATGATGCGTATACAAAATAGCAAGATTGTATTACAATACCCTACCCAGTTGACACCGTTCTGCTTTCCGATCAAAGTAGATGACCTGAACAGAAACCATCACTCTTCTGAGAAGCTCGAAGACCGGGTAAAACGCATGCAGCAACAACTGGAAAGCAATACACGATAA